One Streptomyces sp. RPA4-2 genomic window carries:
- a CDS encoding peptidase C39 family protein translates to MTRASEPSRRTILAAAVAAAATGAAATPAEAAEARSREARRGHAPARAVDNRAWTSYADWRSGTAKGTRAVSGARPGLVIASPAGTVAYTDPHTGRTATWEYATWTSPVHRLAVPATEAIASWNARTPAGTWLQVELTGTYSDGTATPWYVMGRWAAGDQDIRRTSVDGQKDGRSSVWTDTFAIDDAASGLRLVSYRLRLTLYRAPGSGATPTVWRLGAMGSDIPDRFTVPASAPGLARELAVPRYSQEIHAGQYPEYDNGGEAWCSPTSSQMIIEYWGRKPTAEQLAWIEPGLADPQVCHAARSTYDYQYDGCGNWPFNAAYAATYKDLQGVVTRLGSLTDLETLIAAGIPAITSQSFLKSELTGAGYGTSGHLMTVVGFTADGDVIANDPASPDDAAVRRVYRRSEWETIWLRTKRYNASGNVASGTGGVCYLYFPAQPTERQRRALAAVGVR, encoded by the coding sequence ATGACCAGAGCTTCAGAGCCGTCCCGCAGAACCATTCTGGCCGCGGCGGTGGCCGCGGCGGCGACCGGTGCCGCGGCCACTCCGGCCGAGGCGGCGGAAGCACGCTCCCGGGAGGCACGCCGGGGGCACGCGCCCGCGCGCGCCGTGGACAACCGCGCCTGGACCTCGTACGCGGACTGGCGCTCCGGTACCGCGAAGGGCACGCGGGCCGTGTCGGGCGCCCGGCCGGGTCTCGTGATCGCCTCCCCGGCCGGCACCGTCGCGTACACGGATCCGCACACCGGCAGGACGGCCACCTGGGAGTACGCGACCTGGACCTCCCCGGTCCACCGGCTCGCCGTCCCCGCCACCGAGGCCATCGCCTCCTGGAACGCGCGCACCCCCGCGGGCACCTGGCTCCAGGTCGAGCTCACCGGTACCTACTCCGACGGCACCGCCACGCCCTGGTACGTGATGGGACGCTGGGCGGCCGGCGACCAGGACATCAGGCGGACCTCCGTCGACGGCCAGAAGGACGGCAGAAGCAGCGTCTGGACGGACACCTTCGCCATCGACGACGCGGCCTCGGGCCTGCGGCTCGTCTCGTACCGGCTGCGCCTGACGCTGTACCGCGCCCCGGGTTCCGGAGCCACGCCCACCGTGTGGCGGCTCGGCGCGATGGGCTCCGACATCCCCGACCGCTTCACCGTCCCGGCCTCCGCTCCCGGGCTCGCCCGTGAGCTGGCGGTGCCGCGCTACTCGCAGGAGATCCACGCCGGCCAGTACCCCGAGTACGACAACGGCGGCGAGGCGTGGTGCAGTCCCACCTCCTCACAGATGATCATCGAATACTGGGGGCGCAAGCCGACGGCGGAACAACTGGCCTGGATCGAACCGGGTCTGGCCGACCCGCAGGTGTGCCACGCGGCCCGCTCGACCTACGACTACCAGTACGACGGCTGCGGCAACTGGCCCTTCAACGCCGCCTACGCGGCGACGTACAAGGACCTGCAGGGCGTGGTGACGCGCCTCGGCTCGCTCACCGACCTGGAGACCCTGATCGCGGCGGGCATCCCGGCCATAACGTCCCAGTCCTTCCTCAAGTCGGAGCTGACCGGAGCGGGTTACGGCACCTCGGGCCATCTCATGACCGTCGTCGGCTTCACCGCGGACGGGGACGTGATCGCCAACGACCCGGCCTCGCCCGACGACGCAGCGGTGCGCCGCGTCTACCGGCGGTCCGAGTGGGAGACGATCTGGCTGCGCACCAAGCGGTACAACGCCTCCGGGAACGTCGCCTCCGGTACCGGTGGGGTCTGCTACCTGTACTTCCCCGCGCAGCCGACGGAGCGGCAGCGCCGGGCGCTCGCGGCGGTCGGCGTCCGGTGA
- a CDS encoding M1 family metallopeptidase, which translates to MSTLRTPRRRARLALAAAITVAAALTGPVSQAATSSSAVSSPSAAPSPGAAGLGDPVFPLDGNGGYRVSRYLLDFDWRAPGTPFEAATTVKATATQALSRFDLDFAGNTLHTVTVNGTPATAVRDGDELVITPAEPLAQGKPFTVKVTYTADPTQLRHRDDAIEDYGWIPTPDGTVLYPQPDGAKMIFPSNDHPSQRAPITFHITTPPGLTAVANGKLTGRTEQADGRVRWTYDSGQPLATQLAQLAIGRFTFVDSTGPHGLPLRDVVPDGLVAATEQYRKLTADHIAWLEERLGPYPFDRYGLLVGDTDLGVALETQTLSLIPKADLLGDRVSAERNLVHELTHQWTGDSVGIRTWSDLWLSEGHARFYERLYSEAHGGDSFEATMRTAYAAHDQWRHDYGAPAEPTEPNLFKRMRYDGSTLVLYALREKVGQTVFGKIERAWVTQYRGRIAGTQDYIDLASKVAGQDLDGFLHPWLHGAKTPPMPNHPDWVVDPVQG; encoded by the coding sequence ATGAGCACGTTACGGACGCCTCGCCGCAGAGCCCGCCTCGCTCTGGCGGCGGCGATCACGGTGGCAGCCGCCCTGACGGGGCCGGTCTCACAGGCCGCGACCTCCTCGTCCGCCGTCTCCTCCCCCTCCGCCGCACCCTCCCCGGGTGCCGCGGGCCTCGGCGACCCGGTCTTCCCGCTCGACGGCAACGGCGGCTACCGGGTCAGCCGCTATCTCCTCGACTTCGACTGGCGGGCACCCGGGACGCCCTTCGAGGCGGCCACGACGGTCAAGGCGACCGCCACCCAGGCCCTGTCCCGCTTCGACCTGGACTTCGCCGGCAACACCCTGCACACGGTGACCGTGAACGGGACGCCGGCCACGGCCGTGCGCGACGGCGACGAGCTGGTGATCACCCCGGCCGAGCCGCTCGCGCAGGGCAAGCCGTTCACGGTCAAGGTCACCTACACCGCCGATCCGACCCAGCTGCGCCACCGCGACGACGCCATCGAGGACTACGGCTGGATTCCCACGCCCGACGGCACCGTGCTCTATCCGCAGCCCGACGGCGCCAAGATGATCTTCCCTTCGAACGACCACCCGAGCCAGCGCGCCCCGATCACCTTCCACATCACCACCCCGCCCGGTCTGACCGCCGTGGCCAACGGGAAGCTCACCGGCCGCACCGAACAGGCGGACGGGCGCGTGCGGTGGACGTACGACTCCGGACAGCCGCTCGCGACCCAGCTCGCGCAGCTCGCGATCGGCAGGTTCACCTTCGTCGACAGCACCGGCCCGCACGGGCTGCCCCTGCGCGACGTGGTCCCGGACGGTCTGGTCGCGGCCACCGAGCAGTACCGCAAGCTCACCGCGGACCACATCGCGTGGCTGGAGGAGCGGCTCGGCCCCTACCCCTTCGACCGGTACGGCCTGCTCGTCGGCGACACCGACCTGGGGGTCGCCCTGGAGACCCAGACGCTCTCCCTGATCCCGAAGGCCGACCTGCTCGGCGACCGGGTGAGCGCCGAACGCAACCTGGTGCACGAGCTCACCCACCAGTGGACCGGCGACAGCGTCGGCATCAGGACCTGGTCCGACCTGTGGCTGAGCGAGGGACACGCCCGCTTCTACGAACGCCTGTACTCGGAGGCGCACGGCGGCGACAGCTTCGAGGCCACGATGAGGACGGCGTACGCCGCCCACGACCAGTGGCGGCACGACTACGGCGCCCCGGCCGAGCCGACCGAACCGAACCTCTTCAAGCGGATGCGGTACGACGGCTCGACCCTCGTCCTGTACGCCCTGAGGGAGAAGGTCGGCCAGACGGTCTTCGGGAAGATCGAGCGGGCCTGGGTCACCCAGTACCGCGGAAGGATCGCCGGCACGCAGGACTACATCGACCTGGCCTCGAAGGTCGCGGGCCAGGACCTGGACGGATTCCTGCACCCGTGGCTCCACGGCGCGAAGACCCCGCCGATGCCGAACCACCCGGACTGGGTGGTCGACCCGGTACAGGGCTGA
- a CDS encoding hemolysin family protein — MTIPLLLLAAAFLLILANGFFVAAEFGLVTVERPDAEKAAAEGDRRARTVVNSLKELSFQLSGTQLGITITSLVVGMLAEPALAELLHGPFTALGLPEGVVSGVAVVTGMLLAAAVQMVVGELVPKNWAVSKPLQVARFVAGPQHAFSSLFRPVIAALNTVANRLVRALGVEPAEELASARTPGELVSLARHSAQAGALEQDTADLFVRTISLADLTAQHVMTPRVRVSALQSTATAEDVVNLTRATGLSRFPVYRERIDEVVGMVHLKDALAVPSRDRLRTPVGRIAQPPLLVPETLPVQPLLERLRSEQPIAVVVDEYGGTAGVVTLEDIVEELVGEVRDEHDGQDLPELAVAPPEEGRPAWDADGSCRVDVLQRIGLDVPEGPYETVAGLVADLLGRIPAPGDRAELPGWRLSVRQVGHYRAERVRLVRIADAALAPEAVR, encoded by the coding sequence ATGACCATCCCCCTGCTGCTTCTCGCGGCGGCGTTCCTGCTGATCCTCGCCAACGGTTTCTTCGTGGCGGCGGAGTTCGGCCTCGTCACGGTCGAGCGGCCGGACGCCGAGAAGGCCGCGGCCGAAGGCGACCGACGGGCCCGTACCGTCGTCAACTCGCTCAAGGAGCTGTCCTTCCAGCTCTCCGGCACCCAGCTCGGCATCACCATCACCTCGCTCGTCGTCGGCATGCTCGCCGAACCGGCGCTCGCCGAGCTGCTCCACGGACCCTTCACCGCGCTCGGCCTGCCCGAGGGCGTCGTGTCCGGCGTGGCCGTGGTGACCGGCATGCTGCTCGCCGCGGCCGTGCAGATGGTCGTCGGCGAACTCGTGCCGAAGAACTGGGCGGTCTCCAAGCCGCTGCAGGTCGCCCGCTTCGTCGCGGGCCCGCAGCACGCCTTCTCCAGCCTGTTCCGGCCGGTGATCGCCGCGCTCAACACGGTCGCCAACCGGCTGGTACGGGCACTCGGCGTCGAACCCGCCGAGGAGCTGGCCTCCGCCCGCACCCCCGGCGAGCTCGTCTCCCTGGCCCGGCACTCGGCCCAGGCCGGCGCCCTGGAGCAGGACACCGCGGATCTCTTCGTACGGACCATCTCGCTGGCCGACCTCACCGCGCAGCACGTCATGACACCGCGGGTGAGGGTCAGCGCCCTCCAGTCGACGGCCACGGCGGAGGACGTCGTCAACCTCACCCGGGCCACCGGGCTGTCCCGCTTCCCCGTCTACCGGGAGCGGATCGACGAGGTGGTCGGCATGGTCCATCTCAAGGACGCCCTCGCGGTGCCCTCGCGCGACCGGCTGCGCACCCCCGTCGGCCGGATCGCCCAGCCCCCGCTGCTCGTCCCGGAGACGCTGCCCGTGCAGCCGCTCCTGGAACGGCTGCGCAGCGAACAGCCCATCGCCGTCGTCGTCGACGAGTACGGCGGTACGGCGGGCGTCGTCACCCTGGAGGACATCGTCGAGGAACTCGTCGGTGAGGTCCGCGACGAGCACGACGGACAGGACCTGCCGGAGCTCGCCGTGGCGCCGCCCGAGGAGGGACGGCCCGCCTGGGACGCCGACGGCAGCTGCCGTGTCGACGTCCTACAGCGCATAGGACTGGATGTGCCCGAGGGGCCGTACGAGACCGTGGCGGGTCTCGTCGCCGATCTGCTCGGCCGCATCCCGGCACCCGGTGACAGGGCGGAGCTTCCGGGCTGGCGCCTTTCGGTGCGCCAGGTCGGGCACTACCGCGCCGAGCGGGTCCGGCTGGTCAGGATCGCCGACGCGGCCCTCGCCCCGGAGGCCGTCCGATGA
- a CDS encoding hemolysin family protein produces the protein MSVLQLLFAVLLVLANGFFVGAEFALVSVRRSQIEPLESARARQVLYGLERLPQMMAAAQFGITICSLTLGAVAEPTVAHLLEPVFEAVHLPDGVIHPLGYVIALALVVFFHLVIGEMVPKNLAMAAPEKTALWLSPGLVAFARLCRPVTVALGACARLILKLFRVEPKDEVEAVFTSEQLNRLVEDSGQAGLLDPEEQERLEDALELGSRPVTDVLLDRESLVTVGASVTPGQVVALTARTGYSRFPVVAENGAFMGYLHVKDVLDVEESERAVPQQIWRHMTTLRSELPLDDALTVMRRAATHLAQVADASGKVLGLVALEDVLELLVGEVRDPAHRDVTVVAATLRTTLSEAPSEEALAT, from the coding sequence ATGAGCGTGCTCCAACTCCTCTTCGCCGTTCTCCTGGTGCTCGCCAACGGCTTCTTCGTCGGCGCCGAGTTCGCGCTCGTCTCCGTGCGCCGCAGCCAGATCGAGCCGCTGGAGTCCGCCCGGGCCCGCCAGGTCCTGTACGGGCTGGAGCGGCTGCCGCAGATGATGGCCGCGGCCCAGTTCGGCATCACCATCTGCTCACTGACGCTCGGCGCGGTCGCCGAGCCGACCGTCGCCCATCTGCTGGAGCCCGTCTTCGAGGCGGTCCATCTGCCGGACGGCGTGATCCACCCCCTCGGATACGTCATCGCGCTCGCCCTCGTGGTCTTCTTCCACCTCGTCATCGGCGAGATGGTCCCGAAGAACCTGGCGATGGCCGCGCCGGAGAAGACCGCGCTGTGGCTGAGCCCGGGGCTGGTCGCCTTCGCCCGCCTGTGCCGGCCGGTCACGGTGGCCCTCGGCGCGTGCGCGCGACTGATCCTGAAGCTGTTCCGGGTGGAGCCCAAGGACGAGGTCGAGGCGGTCTTCACGAGCGAGCAGCTCAACCGCCTGGTCGAGGACTCGGGGCAGGCAGGCCTGCTGGACCCGGAGGAGCAGGAGCGACTCGAGGACGCCCTGGAGCTGGGTTCCCGACCGGTGACGGACGTCCTCCTGGACCGCGAGTCCCTGGTCACCGTGGGCGCCTCGGTCACCCCGGGCCAGGTCGTCGCCCTCACCGCGCGCACCGGGTACTCCCGTTTCCCGGTGGTCGCGGAGAACGGCGCCTTCATGGGCTACCTGCATGTGAAGGACGTCCTCGACGTGGAGGAGTCCGAGCGTGCGGTGCCCCAGCAGATCTGGCGGCACATGACCACCCTGCGGTCGGAGCTCCCCCTCGACGACGCCCTGACCGTGATGCGCCGCGCCGCCACGCACCTCGCGCAGGTCGCCGACGCGTCGGGGAAGGTGCTCGGGCTCGTGGCGCTGGAGGACGTACTGGAGCTGCTGGTCGGCGAGGTACGGGATCCGGCGCATCGAGACGTCACCGTGGTGGCCGCGACGCTGCGTACGACGCTCAGCGAGGCTCCTTCGGAGGAGGCGCTGGCGACCTGA
- a CDS encoding AAA family ATPase, with protein MDFGTQGPEAPADLAWMRGVDAYTMGAYPQAEEEFRTAVRMDPGMADGWLGLHALRVDTTTALLRMFRHRDRFGEQRSRHRRTLNSWYWLGWWVQPVLESPRDLLLAHASHWLDGRHVPELDRALAGLPPVDADPQVRFLHACRAYLVKDWEQLVRHTDPLIDDPMLGIEAGLFGGMARVRLEMFGQAEPLLSSALMRCRSEQPQRKELRYWLARAHEGTGRSAAALPLYRAVHRVDPAFMDTSARLAAISEGDGYDDAAADLAAITLTGIGQDVMDGPDGLDPLWGGEGRDLRLPEADPLPPGAVSPETDMVREKAVVPVRPLPAGPTDPALLDEALAELERMVGLEPVKRQVKALSAQLNMARLRTGQGLPVQPPKRHFVFSGPSGTGKTTVARILGRVFYALGLLGGDHLVEAQRADLVGEYLGQTAVKANELIDSAIGGVLFVDEAYSLSNSGYGKGDAYGDEALQVLLKRAEDNRDHLVVILAGYPEGMDRLLAANPGLSSRFTTRVDFPSYRPLELTSIGEVLAAENGDIWDEEALDELRSIAGHVVDQGWIDELGNGRFLRTLYEKSCAYRDLRLSGYPNTPSRDDLSTLRLPDLMQAYGEVLSGRGPQDPSAL; from the coding sequence ATGGACTTCGGCACGCAGGGCCCGGAGGCCCCGGCCGACCTCGCCTGGATGCGAGGTGTGGACGCCTACACGATGGGCGCCTATCCGCAGGCGGAGGAGGAGTTCCGCACCGCGGTCCGGATGGACCCCGGCATGGCGGACGGCTGGCTCGGACTGCACGCGCTGCGCGTGGACACGACGACCGCGCTGTTGCGCATGTTCCGGCACCGGGACCGCTTCGGCGAACAGCGCTCCCGGCACCGACGCACTCTGAACTCCTGGTACTGGCTGGGCTGGTGGGTGCAACCGGTGCTCGAAAGCCCGCGCGATCTGCTGCTCGCGCACGCCTCGCACTGGCTGGACGGCCGCCATGTCCCCGAGCTGGACCGGGCGTTGGCCGGGCTGCCGCCGGTGGACGCGGATCCGCAGGTGCGCTTCCTGCATGCCTGCCGGGCCTATCTCGTCAAGGACTGGGAGCAGTTGGTCCGGCACACGGACCCGCTGATCGACGATCCGATGCTGGGCATAGAGGCCGGTCTCTTCGGCGGCATGGCCCGGGTCCGTCTGGAGATGTTCGGGCAGGCGGAGCCGTTGCTGTCGTCGGCGCTGATGCGCTGCCGCAGCGAACAGCCCCAGCGCAAGGAGCTGCGGTACTGGCTGGCCCGGGCACACGAGGGCACCGGCCGGTCGGCCGCCGCGCTGCCGCTGTACCGGGCCGTGCACCGCGTCGACCCCGCCTTCATGGACACCTCCGCGCGGCTCGCCGCGATCTCCGAGGGCGACGGGTACGACGATGCCGCCGCCGACCTGGCGGCGATCACGCTCACCGGGATCGGGCAGGACGTCATGGACGGCCCGGACGGCCTGGATCCGCTGTGGGGAGGGGAGGGCCGTGACCTCCGGCTCCCCGAGGCGGACCCGCTGCCGCCCGGCGCGGTGTCGCCCGAGACCGACATGGTGCGGGAGAAGGCCGTGGTGCCGGTCAGGCCGCTGCCCGCCGGACCGACCGACCCGGCACTGCTCGATGAGGCGCTCGCCGAGCTGGAGCGCATGGTGGGTCTTGAGCCCGTGAAGCGCCAGGTCAAGGCGTTGTCGGCGCAGTTGAACATGGCGCGGCTGCGGACCGGGCAGGGGCTGCCGGTCCAGCCGCCGAAGCGGCACTTCGTCTTCTCCGGCCCCTCGGGCACCGGCAAGACCACCGTGGCCCGCATTCTCGGCCGGGTCTTCTACGCGCTCGGCCTGCTCGGCGGCGACCACCTCGTGGAGGCGCAGCGGGCGGATCTGGTGGGCGAGTATCTGGGCCAGACCGCCGTCAAGGCCAATGAGCTGATCGACTCCGCGATCGGCGGGGTTCTCTTCGTGGACGAGGCGTACTCGCTGTCCAACTCGGGATACGGCAAGGGCGACGCGTACGGCGACGAGGCCCTGCAGGTGCTCCTGAAGCGGGCCGAGGACAACCGCGACCACCTGGTCGTCATCCTCGCCGGATACCCGGAGGGCATGGACCGTCTGCTCGCCGCCAACCCCGGGCTGTCCTCGCGCTTCACCACCCGCGTCGACTTCCCGTCCTACCGCCCCCTCGAACTCACCTCCATCGGCGAGGTGCTGGCCGCGGAGAACGGTGACATCTGGGACGAGGAGGCGCTGGACGAGCTGCGCTCGATCGCCGGGCACGTCGTCGATCAGGGGTGGATCGACGAGCTCGGCAACGGGCGGTTCCTGCGGACGCTGTACGAGAAGAGCTGCGCGTACCGGGATCTGCGGTTGTCCGGGTATCCGAACACGCCGTCGCGGGACGATCTGTCCACGCTTCGGCTGCCGGATCTCATGCAGGCGTACGGGGAGGTGTTGTCGGGGCGGGGGCCCCAGGACCCCTCGGCCCTGTGA